The region TGTGCGATCCAGGGAAAGGCAGAGTACGGCCAAAACATCAACCTGACGTGTTTCTCCGAGGAAGGCTCCCCAAAGCCCACTTATAAGTGGGAAAGTCGAGATGTCAGGAACATGCCTCAGATTGCAGACCCCAGGACCACCGACAGTAAGTATCAGAGAACGTTTTCTGACAACAGGCTAAACAGGCACTGGCATTTGGTTGTACAGGTTTCAGGGTGAATATTTGACATACGAAGACGGACAGATCAGTATCATATCATTACACCTTTGTATTACCAACATCTATGGTAAAACTTTCAGGAACAATAACTAACAGCATTGATTACTGATTGAGTGCCCTTGGATATTTTGTGCAGTAGCACTGTGGAAATTGTAGTCTATAAAATAAGAACCATTAAAATCATGAGTGGTGTAAGaatgcagtggtgtgtgtttatgcgactgtctgtctgtctgtcagagggtGGCATCCTGTCCTTGTACAATATCTCCAGAGACACATCAGGATACTACATCTGCACCTCGAGCAACAAGATCCGCGCCGCTACCTGCAACGTCACCCTCTCCGTCATGCCACGTAAGAGAAACCTTCTTATGGCGCCTTTTCAGTAACAATCTGTGAACTTAGTGTTCCCAATAAATGATACAACAAAGCGCCATAATATGCatttgtttcttcctcttcttccatcTCGTCTTCCCTCCTTCCTGCAGCTTCCATGAACATTGGCTCAACTGCAGGAATCATCGCTGCAGCTGTTGCCGGTTTGATCTTACTCATCATCGTCatttattgctgctgctgccggaagaagaacaaagaggaggaaTACGCCATGGGGTAAAGATTTTCTTTCTTGAgggcacatgcaaacacacaagatGCTGCAATGGGAACTGAGTTAAACATCCGATACGAGTGATTCATGTAGTTGAATGAGCAGGCGGTCGGTCTTATCAGGGCATTTTAGTTTATAGGCACATAAATCAGCAGTCCTCTATCCAGGGTGTAGAAATATTAATAACGCCTCATTTTAGCGGTCTGCAATTTCATGGTAATTAGGTGGTAACTGGGAAgtaacatttttcaaatttctTTCAAATTATCTCAAAAGTACCACATCGTTTACACCAACGTGTATCAGAAATTACCCCATCATTTTTCAGTGATTGTATTCTCCAATTTCCCAATAGCCAGGTTAGAACATTTCCAGGAAAGTAATATGAAGCTAATTGATAGCCATCATATACTTGTACCAGGAAATAAAGCATTTGTAATCATGGCTATTGATGAACTTTATGACAGCTTTGCTGGAAATATATTAAAGGAGTTACCAGCTGTTTATGGGGTAATTTCTAATCAATTTTGTGGTAAATTTGGggtaatttaaaataaatgtccCTGGCTAGTTACCACCAAACTGAGGGCCACTAAATTGAAGTCTTATCAAAATAGCTTCTTCATTCAAATTTGTAaagattaaatcaaaatattgcAAGAACCAACCATGACAGCACAGCTGAGGTGGTTTCAAGGCAACTACAGTGGAAGCTTTGTCCCAAATGAAAGAACTAGAATAGAACAAAAACCCTTCGCACTCTAACGTCAGACTGTTTTGCATTCACTTTCCAGAGTTCGCGAGGAAGTGTACCACGACAAAGAGCCAGATAAAAATGGTGAGAGTCGCCGTGCTGATGGGCAAGAGGACAGACCAGGTAATGATGCCTCCAGCGTGAGGAGCCCCTCTGAGCGCAGCGACCGCTACGAGGACCGGAATGAACGTGACTACGATGATCGCCGCAGCGACTACGACGATCGCCGCAGCGACTACAACGACCGCCGCAGCGACTACGACGACCGCCGCAGCGATTACGACGACCGCCGCAGCGACTATGATGATCGCCGCAACAAGTACAATGACCGCCATGAGCGCTACGACGACGAGCGCCACTACGACGACCGCAGAGATCGTCGTTATGCTGATGATGACCGCTATGATGATCGCGGCAGATCACCTGCACCAGCCAATAAGCCATCAAGTAGGGACTATGACTAAGGCCTCCAACCCGTAACAACCACCATCTtccatcttttcttttatctctgcTGGCTTTAGTCCAatatttttgacttttcttAGCCCAAATACCACAACTACACTGTAATTAAGGGGGAGCATAAGCTGTCGTTTTCTGTTTGAGAGGTAGAACAATTTTGAGAGTCGTTGTTTATGAGAGGATTAGTTAAAGTGGGGCAGGGAAGCCAAAATGGCACCCACAAAGCCCATCTGATCTGTTTAAACAGGGAGCGGGTGGGTGGGGTCAACAGTTACAAACTCTCAGGCCCAGGTGTAAACACTGTCTACTGTGCCTGGAGCAACTTCTGTGCCTTTATGGTGTCCtaaaactcacaggaactggaCAAATATTCCACAGATCTCTCACAGACAAACTACCAGAAAGGTTTTTTTAAAGAGCCGTGTAATCCGAACATGAGGTGGTGTTTTATCTTTAAACTCAATATGTATGTCAATGTCATTACATAAGAATGCAAGGTCTGTCTtcatttttgctgttgctgGGTGTAGCTGATGTTAGTTAATGTATTTTAGGAGGCTACCTCCACACTAAAGAAAAGGgcttcagttttgtttttgttctttatgCTTAATGGAActatttttgcttatttgagTGAGATCATCCTTGTACAGAAACATATATGAACTGCTTTTAATATCCGCTTCTCACTTTTGGGATTGATGATGTCGTGCCATTTCTCTTTGTATTGGCTAATGTAAGTTCTATTTTTAACAGGTCTAAATTTTGAACATAAACAGTGTATAATCTTTTGCCATGCCACTAtcaaatttgtctttttatcatgttgaaatattttataCAGAAAGTTTTGTTCAGATGCAGTGAAATGTGATGATGTACGTAAGCTGTTGTTTTATCTCTTTACACAGGGATTCATcaacattttctgttcattcacGAAATATTCTGTAAAATTGGAGttgatgaaataaatgaataaagcagATTTTTGCAGATGTATGAATCCTGAACACTAGATGGCAACATTACAACCAACTCAGATTCGTACTTTGgtaaaaataagaatatattaGAAGTAGTTGTAGTtgcagtagtagttgtagtggtagtaattattatgattatttggAGGCTTCGTTCATGTCTGAGACTtttcttatttcattattattgttaaaattGTCTCTCCATGTTTCACCCTCCCACTTCCCTCCATCACCGCCACCATCCATTGTCTTTGGAATGAGCGTCTCGACGCCTCCCACCCCGCTGCGTAAAGTTACACATCTAGACAAGTAATACCGGATGTGGGGTCATGTGGACTTCAAAATAACATAATATAGAAAAAATATTCTGACAACAAACTGATGTGTATTATTTTAAGTGATGGTGAAAGCAGTCTTgacattttactttacttatttCGATATAACTTAAATGAAAGTGTATATTAATATacttaaacatttcaaatagtATTTTAACTTTTGAAAATGATCATACTCTTGAATTTAAGCATCAGTAAAGCTGCATAGTAATAAAAGCATGTTTAATACTTAAAAATGTCTAGTTTTATTTCAATATTGTGTGGGGCTCAGTTTTGTCCACAGTCGCAGGGTGCATTGACAGAATAAAGGACatataaagtatatttattgctatgaatgtaaaatgttttacatgtttcacATACATAAATAGGCCCCTACTTGCAGCCATCAGATGGATGTAGTGTAGATTAAAAAGTGACTTGCAATACAACAAATCTGGTATGCAGTAAAGTATAGCCTATTACTCAACGAAATGTTACATTTAAGAGATTgtgcacacattttttaatgacTACAAATTCATTCTAAAATGCtagctggtaaaaaaaaaaaaaaaaagggctatCGCAAAAAGCAGAATACAGTTATTCTTTCGTTTACCCTCCGCACTAAAAagttttttctattattttgaaaGACATTGCCGGAAGtcatgaattttattttgataagctTGACGCAGGTCCGGTGGCCTCGGTCCCGTTATCTGCCCGTTAACCGTCCGCAGGATGAGacggaggagaaaaggagacgACGCTCATCTGGAAAGTTTGATGAAAGTCACCTGTGggatttggaaaatgttttcgATGCCGAAGTGGTGGATTTTTATCGTTTGTGTGGCAGGTAGGAGaagatgaacagaaaaaaaagatggtgaTGGTGTAACAGGTTGTTTAGTGAACTCTGACTCAGATTTAACGCTGAGTTTGGAGCGGCGTTAATAGTAAGCTAGCATCTCTGTAACCAAGCTAACCTGCACTTACTCATTTATAATCGAGACTTTACAGATGAATTAAGCTTTTAGTTTCAAACTTTTCCCCcatattttgttaaatataatttataaacCGAATATCAGTGATAGTACGGTCCTTTATATTGTTCCAAAGCTACAATATTTTGGAAAGTATTAAAGTATCAGAGGGTAGCTTGGTGCTCTCTGGACCGGTGTATGCTAGCAGTGCTGCAGCCCactgttatttattcatgtgtgaATGATCCGACCGTGGAGGGGGGGTGGCTGTGGATTAGGTCTAACTTCTGACATCTTTAAAACTAGCTCCCCCAGTGAAACAATAGTTTACCTCTGCACTGAGTTTATAGAGACTAAACACCTCATAAGACATGGATAAGGTTCTAGTAATAtcattacagcagcacaaaacacagaacacaaaaaagaaatccaaTTAGAAAAGCCACTGTTTATATGTAGTACGTTACCCTGGACTAGTGTGCATGAATGAAATCTATGTGCAAACCCAATGGTCCAGCCTCCTGACACTTTAGATCACAGTTAAAACTATTTGTTGAATAATCAATTAGTCGATAAACTAACAATGAATCTGCAAATATTCCTATTGTTCAAATATCACACTGACTTCAGCTTCTTAAGTGTGAACATCTTGGACTCTTGCGAACTTTTGATGTGCTTGTTTTAACAATTGGTTGACCCTTTAAAAACCAAATGATTATTTGAGAAAACAATAGGTGGATTAATCCGGTAGTGTAAGTTCAGATCAAAGTCGCAGTGTAGATCCggtaaatgtgatttttttctgtgtgcagtgtgaTACAGTGGGTCAGTGTAGGAATATTACAGCATCATTATTGTGAGTTTGatgatttgtttcttttgatggtatcatttttaattatatgaaaatgCTTCTTTAAAAGCCCACAACttgaaaagacatgaaaatctccatgaaaagcaAAAGCCACTCAGTGTAAATGACAAATCAGTGACAGATATTTATCTGTAAAAGGGTTTTGGCAAATTATTTTCCCTCTCTACCTGAAATCAAGGCAGCAAAACGTATATACTAAACTCAGATCTCTGTCTAGTATTACAACAGTAATCATCcatcgcctcctcctcctcctcctgccttcaTTTTCCCCTCTGGAGGTGGATTCCTCTGAAAACTAATAAAGCCTGGATGGCCCCGCAGTCTGTGATCCCAAGAAGACCAACCTCCTGCCTTTTTTTGTTGCAGTTCTGGGAAGTCAGAGTAATGTTCTCCCTGAGGAATTTATGTTGTAGTCCGCTTAAATCCCATTGGTCTGAATTTAAACAATGCAACCACACTGCTCCAGCCAAACATGTTACTGTATAACACAGCTTTTCAAACCAAAATCTACAGAATATTGTTCACTGtaagaaaagcaaaagcacagaACTACCATGCAAGATGTGAACGATCGTAGCATATCCAAAGGCtctgtttatttcatgtttcagACTATACAACAGCGTCAGCGCCTTTGTTGTGTTCATTTGTAATGTCGTggatttttgcattttaatgtcatttgcattcatttgtaCATGTATATGTACACTTTGTACGACGTATGTGAAGGGCTTTGCGAAaaattttcagttttctgttcgTAGGAGGGTTGCAACTAGTGGCTATTTTTATGATTGAATTATGATTTACTATATAATGATTATTAACAATTGTACTGTGAATCAAAAATTGCGTAAAACCCCTATAAAGTTTACTAGAGCCGTAGGTAATACCTTcagatttcttattttgtccaatGAAGTCACCAAAAAGTTACTTAATTCATTAGAAACAATCAAAATTGTTGTAGATCAGATAATTAATCAGCTGATCATTTCTGCAGTAGTTAGTTAGTAGTTGTATGTTACTTAGTTAGTAAGTTAGTATGTTTGTCATTATTAGAGTCAACCAAGAACAATAGcctttgaaaagaaaacattattcATGATGTAGATTGTTGGTATTTATTGATTTGATCAGTTCTCTGACACCAATTGAGGGTGTTTAGTGTAGTTAGGTTCACTCTCAATAACAGAAAGGAAACAAAACTCTCTCAACAGGCCCAGTCTGGATTAAATGAAGTGGCCCCCTTCTCATCCTTCTTCTCATCCCTGTTCACTGGTCCAGTTCAGTCACACCTCCCACTGCTTagcctgagaaacacacacacacacacacacagcagcatgcaCAGATgtttctgggtgtgtgtgtgttttctcacatcTCTAGTGTGTTTTGCTGTCGAACCACAGCACAGTCGCAGCTGAGCTGGAGCTCCCGGTCATCATGTGATCCAGAGTCCTGCGGCTTCAGAAGCTCAGAAGCAACGTCAGGTCAACTCAGCTCACAGTCACATTTCACTGAGCAGAGGCAGCTCAAACAGTTTCAGCACAGCCTTGTTGTTACACACATAACTTATCAAAGTGCACATTGGTTCATTTCATTACAGCTAAagtaagaataaaaaatatcCATGTATTTCTAGTTCATGTTCATCCTGACATAAATCTGATGAGATTTCACTCAAATGTATTAAAGAAATGCTTTCCATGATACAGTGAGGGGCATGCATGTCTCACCTGAGTCATGTGTGTTGCTGTCTACTATAGTAGTCCTTAAATCCCTCTCATTACACATTCCCAGTTATTGCCTCTAACCTCTAAGATCTGTGGTGCGTTTGTCCAGTTGGCACTATTACAAGTATGCCGAAATAGCTATTAGTAGTCCCTGTTTGCAGTGAACTCATGGATGTCCAGAAAACTATGACCGGATTATCTTTATACAGAGGGAAACTTAAAAATGCGATTATTCTCAGCCAAGTTCTGGAGTTATAAAGAGCGTGTTTTTCCCATGATCTCTGAATAAGATTTAGTGATGTTTATTTGAGAGCTAGTGATAACCTCGGAAAGGTTATcactaaaagaaataaatatatcgGTATCGGTTTTCAGAGTTGACTGTGTTGTGAGTCAGGAGGAAGAAATCTGGCACTAAGGGTTAGTGCTTTAAGTGCCTGcatgagctgtgtgtcacagccacTCCCACTGCTGCAACTGTTGATTGCATTGGTGTAATGATAGCCTA is a window of Pempheris klunzingeri isolate RE-2024b chromosome 1, fPemKlu1.hap1, whole genome shotgun sequence DNA encoding:
- the LOC139203690 gene encoding cell surface A33 antigen-like is translated as MGMEERISALTLLCLVLSGVGALEVTIPEDVYEHARGDNITLPCSFRTRITPTPPLIIISWSVEGVQANAEETLILTHYSAGGTTDIKARYEGRVSLDVDIAQRKADLKLSSITLADNKMFECRVQIPGDDEGNPADTARLVVLVAPSKPICAIQGKAEYGQNINLTCFSEEGSPKPTYKWESRDVRNMPQIADPRTTDKGGILSLYNISRDTSGYYICTSSNKIRAATCNVTLSVMPPSMNIGSTAGIIAAAVAGLILLIIVIYCCCCRKKNKEEEYAMGVREEVYHDKEPDKNGESRRADGQEDRPGNDASSVRSPSERSDRYEDRNERDYDDRRSDYDDRRSDYNDRRSDYDDRRSDYDDRRSDYDDRRNKYNDRHERYDDERHYDDRRDRRYADDDRYDDRGRSPAPANKPSSRDYD